A DNA window from Methylobacterium sp. NMS14P contains the following coding sequences:
- a CDS encoding threonine aldolase family protein — MRHDDSQQFASDNYSGICPEAWAAMEAANRGHAPAYGEDAWTARAADAFRDLFETPCEVFFAFNGTAANALALAALCQSYHSVICADSAHVETDECGAPEFFSNGSKLLTVRTEGGKLTPEAIRGLAQNRSDIHFPRPRVVTITQPTETGQVYSLAELRALSATCRELGLALHMDGSRFANACASLGCSPADMTWRSGVDVLCFGGTKNGMHAGEAVVFFDAKLAEDFGYRCKQAGQLASKMRFLAAPWVGMLESGAWLTNAAHGNACARRFAEAVAGLPGVRALFPVEANAVFLTMPATTMEGLRARGWRFYTFIGGGARFMFAWDARSERVDELVGDLRALAAAAA, encoded by the coding sequence ATGAGACACGACGACTCGCAGCAATTCGCCAGCGACAACTATTCCGGCATCTGCCCGGAGGCCTGGGCGGCGATGGAGGCGGCCAATCGCGGCCACGCCCCGGCCTACGGCGAGGATGCCTGGACCGCCCGGGCGGCCGACGCGTTCCGAGACCTGTTCGAGACCCCGTGCGAGGTGTTCTTCGCCTTCAACGGCACGGCCGCCAACGCGCTGGCCCTGGCGGCGCTGTGCCAGTCCTACCACAGCGTGATCTGCGCCGACTCGGCCCATGTCGAGACCGACGAGTGCGGCGCGCCGGAATTCTTCTCCAACGGCTCGAAGCTGCTGACCGTCCGGACCGAGGGCGGCAAGCTCACGCCGGAGGCGATCCGCGGGCTCGCCCAGAACCGCAGCGACATCCACTTCCCGCGGCCGCGCGTGGTGACGATCACCCAGCCGACCGAGACCGGTCAGGTCTACAGCCTCGCCGAGCTGCGGGCCCTGTCGGCGACCTGCCGCGAGCTGGGCCTCGCCCTGCACATGGACGGGTCGCGCTTCGCCAACGCCTGCGCGAGCCTCGGTTGCAGCCCCGCCGACATGACGTGGCGGTCGGGCGTCGACGTCCTGTGCTTCGGCGGCACCAAGAACGGCATGCATGCCGGCGAGGCCGTGGTGTTCTTCGACGCCAAGCTCGCGGAGGATTTCGGCTACCGCTGCAAGCAGGCCGGACAGCTCGCCTCGAAGATGCGCTTCCTCGCCGCCCCGTGGGTCGGCATGCTGGAGAGCGGCGCGTGGCTGACGAACGCGGCCCACGGCAATGCCTGCGCCCGGCGCTTCGCCGAGGCGGTCGCCGGGCTGCCGGGGGTGCGGGCGCTGTTCCCCGTCGAGGCGAACGCGGTCTTCCTGACGATGCCCGCCACCACGATGGAGGGCCTGCGCGCCCGGGGCTGGCGGTTCTACACCTTCATCGGCGGCGGGGCGCGCTTCATGTTCGCCTGGGATGCCCGGTCCGAGCGGGTCGACGAGCTGGTCGGCGACCTGCGCGCGCTGGCGGCCGCCGCGGCCTGA